CATTATCATTGCCAACAATAAAGATTCCTAGTTCACCCTTGCCACTTTCTAGGCGAACATAGTGTTCTCCTTCAGGTATTTTGAACGTCGGCGCAACTTTCTTGGCTATATACTGATACTCAAAGTCGTTCCACTTAGATTTGCGTCCCTCGTCCATCCTGCGTGCTTCAAGGTTTTCATAAGCACCGCCTGGAATACCTTTTAGAGCTTGACGAATAATTTTAATCGATTCGCGCATTTCACGGATACGCACCAAATAACGGGCAAAACAATCTCCCGCAGTTTCCCAATGTATATCCCAGTCGAAGTCGTCATAGCATTCATAGTGATCTACTTTGCGTAAGTCCCATTTAACCCCAGAAGCTCTTAACATTGGTCCTGATAAACCCCAGTTAATAGCTTGCTCACGGCTAATTGTTCCTACCCCTTCAACGCGACGACGAAAAATAGGATTATTGGTAATTAGCTTTTCATACTCATCAATCTTGGGATCGAAGTAATCACAAAAATCTTCACATTTGTCGATCCAACCGTAGGGTAAATCAACAGATACTCCACCAATACGGAAATAATTATTGTTAATTAATCTTTGTCCAGTAGCAGCTTCCCATAAATCATAAATCAACTCCCGTTCACGGAAAATATAAAAGAAGGGAGTTTGTGCGCCCACATCTGCCATAAATGGACCTAACCACAGTAAATGATTAGCAATGCGGTTTAACTCTAGCATGATCACCCGAATATACTGGGCGCGCTTGGGTACTTCAATACCAGCTAGCTTTTCGGGGGCATTGACTGTAATTGCTTCATTAAACATCCCCGCAGCATAGTCCCAACGGCTTACATAAGGAACATACATAACGCTGGTGCGGTTTTCGGCAATCTTCTCCATACCTCGATGAAGATAACCGATTACGGGTTCACAATCGATTACATCTTCCCCATCAAGAGTTACAATCAGGCGTAAAACGCCGTGCATTGAAGGATGATGAGGTCCCATGTTGAGAATCATGGGTTCGGTTCTAGTTTCTATCTGTGCCATAAATCAGCAATATTTCTATGATTAAGAAATGAATTAGTTCTTACCTGCTACTAGTTATCTATCTTATCTAGTTTCTGGACGGGATAGAAACTTAAACTGATTGTTTGAGCAAAAATTTCAACTTGTTATTTGTTTGGCTGGGTTTGCTGCTGTGCTACGTATAAAGCGATCGCAATTACGAAAATTTTATTAAATTCAAGATTTGAATATTACTGCATTACGCTTAATCTACAATCTATAAATTATTTAATTCACGACCTTTAGCTGTTGTTGATCTTATCTCTGTGTCTTTAACTGAAATATGCTCAAATCATTTTTTTGCTTTTTAGGTTAATTACCTATGGAATCTTGGG
This DNA window, taken from Pleurocapsa sp. FMAR1, encodes the following:
- a CDS encoding NAD(P)H-quinone oxidoreductase subunit H; the protein is MAQIETRTEPMILNMGPHHPSMHGVLRLIVTLDGEDVIDCEPVIGYLHRGMEKIAENRTSVMYVPYVSRWDYAAGMFNEAITVNAPEKLAGIEVPKRAQYIRVIMLELNRIANHLLWLGPFMADVGAQTPFFYIFRERELIYDLWEAATGQRLINNNYFRIGGVSVDLPYGWIDKCEDFCDYFDPKIDEYEKLITNNPIFRRRVEGVGTISREQAINWGLSGPMLRASGVKWDLRKVDHYECYDDFDWDIHWETAGDCFARYLVRIREMRESIKIIRQALKGIPGGAYENLEARRMDEGRKSKWNDFEYQYIAKKVAPTFKIPEGEHYVRLESGKGELGIFIVGNDNVFPWRWKIRAPDFNNLQILPNILKGVKLADIMPILGSIDIIMGSVDR